One genomic region from Hirundo rustica isolate bHirRus1 chromosome 5, bHirRus1.pri.v3, whole genome shotgun sequence encodes:
- the INO80B gene encoding INO80 complex subunit B gives MRRAWRRGGMEAGGHGQEGEAGGHGGHKKKHKKHKKKHKKRHHHEAGPPPGPEPPKQPRLRLRIKLGGQILGTKSVPTFTVVPEGTHSPSPLLGGDEEEPSEGVPIEQYRAWLDEDSNLAPSPLPELDPESCFPPREEEEEEEEEEEEEEEERRWLAALERGELDDNGDIKREVDESLLTARQRALLHKQQSQPLLQLPMGAKAKEVTEEMREKREERARRRRLQAARKAEESKNQTIERLTRTHKAKVRALRERRARPAPCPVVHYRSAADGITVSFPAGLPLPLPPAAAPPVPPAQPCAVPGCPNVKRYSCARTGRPLCSLDCYRRNLQLLQSPG, from the exons ATGCGCAGGGCCTGGCGGCGCGGCGGGATGGAGGCCGGAGGCCACG GGCAGGAGGGCGAGGCGGGTGGCCATGGCGGCCACAAGAAGAAACACAAGAAGCACAAGAAGAAGCACAAGAAGCGGCACCACCACGaggcggggccgcccccgggTCCCGAACCGCCGAAGCAGCCCCGGCTGCGGCTCCGGATTAAGCTGGGAGGGCAGATCCTGGGCACCAAGAg CGTCCCCACGTTCACGGTGGTCCCCGAGGGGACGCACTCGCCGTCGCCGCTGCTGGGAGGTGACGAGGAGGAGCCCAGCGAGGGGGTCCCCATCGAGCAGTACCGGGCCTGGCTAG ATGAGGACAGCAACCTAGCTCCCTCCCCACTGCCCGAGCTGGACCCCGAGAGCTGCTTCCCTCCccgtgaggaggaggaagaggaggaagaggaggaggaagaggaggaggaggagcggcgCTGGCTGGCGGCCCTTGAGAGAGGGGAGCTGGACGACAACGGTGACATCAAGAGGGAGGTGGACGAGTCCCTCCTGACGGCCCGGCAG CGCGCGCTGCTGCAcaagcagcagagccagcccctgctgcagctgcccatGGGCGCCAAGGCCAAGGAGGTGACGGAGGAGATGCGGGAGAAGCGCGAGGAGCGGGCGCGGCGCCGGCGGCTCCAGGCCGCCCGCAAGGCCGAGGAGAGCAAGAACCAAACCATCGAGCGCCTGACGCGCACGCACAAGGCCAAGGTGAGGGCCCTGCGCgagcgccgcgcccgccccgcgccctgCCCCGTCGTGCACTACCGCAGCGCCGCCGACGGCATCACCGTGTCCTTCCCCGCCGggctgccgctgccgctgccccccgccgccgccccgcccgtgCCCCCCGCGCAGCCCTGCGCCGTGCCCGGCTGCCCCAACGTCAAACGGTACAGCTGCGCCCGCACCGGCCGCCCGCTCTGCAGCCTGGACTGCTACCGGCGcaacctgcagctgctgcagagcccggGGTGA